CTTTTCCAACTAacccttttttttctctctccaaaaAAATCTTTgttcagagagagagagattctGATCGGAAAACCTTACTCCGGAAAACGGAAAAATGATGAATCTAACGAAACTCATCTCTTCCGCCTCATCATCGTCAGCGGCATCaagatctaaaaccctaatttcatcatcCTCATCGTTTCTCAACCGTTCATTCTCCACAGATGATTCGAAAGTTTTAACGATTGAAACCTCGATTCCGTTTACTGCACATAACTGTGAACCGCCATCAAGAACAGTAGAAACAACAGAGGAAGAATTGCTAGGTTTCTTCAAAGAAATGGCGTTAATGAGACGTATGGAAATCGCAGCAGATTCGTTGTATAAATCCAAGTTGATTCGTGGATTTTGTCATTTATATGATGGACAAGAAGCTGTAGCTGTTGGTATGGAAGCAGCGATAACTAAAAAAGATTGTATTATAACAGCTTATCGTGATCATTGTATCTTTTTAGGTCGTGGTGGAACTTTAGTTGAAGCCTTCAGTGAATTGATGGGGAGAAAAGATGGATGTAGTAAAGGGAAAGGTGGATCTATGCATTTCTATAAGAAAGATAGTGGGTTTTATGGTGGACATGGGATTGTTGGTGCACAAGTTCCCTTAgggattgggttgagttttgcTCAGAAATATAATAAAGATGAAGCTGTTACTTTTGCTATGTATGGTGATGGGGCGGCCAATCAGGGGCAATTGTTTGAAGCTCTTAATATTGCTGCTCTTTGGGATTTGCCTGCCATTCTAGTTTGCGAGAATAATCACTGTAAGTAATCCCATTAGCGTTTTAAATATGAAATGAAATTCAATTTGATTGGTAGGTGGATTATGAATTCAATTGATTTTCATATGCTTTATTGCATTTGATTGGTATATATATTGGCGCTTTTGTGTCGTGTGTAAGAATTGTTAGTTAAAGTAATTGTGATGGGTTTGCCCCTGCATCAAATTGAGTACCATAATTAAGAATGAGATAGTTTTCCAAGCTTTGTGGTGTTTTTGATTGTGCACATGTTCTGAGTTttactttttttatttgatttggatAGATGGGATGGGAACGGCAGAATGGAGAGCTGCGAAGAGTCCTGCTTATTATAAGCGTGGAGATTATGTTCCTGGTTTGAAGGTGCAGTGCAAGTTATTTATACATTcaattgttattttattttaggttttatttttaatttttaattggtATGTTGAAATGGATATTATGGTATTTGTGCAAATGTTCATCCATTGATTTCATCCCTAGTTATTGTTGTATGTGCGCACGAAGCTGATAGAGTGTGAGTGGAAATTTGGTTGACATAGAATTATTAGTGGTTGGCATTCTTGCTTGTTCCTATGTTATGCAGGTCATCTACTTAGGATAGGCTCTCGCTAActgtatttgttttgttttgaaacaCAAACCTAGGGAACTTATGCTGATATTTCATTGCTTTTGATTTGGAGAACATGAAGTGTTAATGCTGGGTCAAAGGGTTAACTTGGAGAGGAAGTGTATTAAATGGGCATGCTTAGTTTAGGTCCCTAGGAATAGGAATACCTCAAAATGGGGTTTATGGTCAAATTGGTGGTAACTGTTGAGATGATTTTCTTGTTCATGTGCAGTATGTGTTTTCAGGCTCTGAAATCAGCCTAATCTTTTAAAAAATGATGTTTCTCCCTATGTTCATAATTCAAAGCATAACAATAGTAGAAAAGTATAATTAGTTGGTATTTACATCCATTCATCCTTGTAATAACCCATCCAAAGGAGTTAAGAGTGAGAGAAAATTCAAACAGGAAACCAAGCAATCCCTTAAAAGATATATGTATGATGAGAAAAAGTATTTGGTTTATGAAGGAGTTTCCCTGAAAAGATTGTTGGAAAGTGCAATAGCAATCGTTAGCTACTATGAAATTAGTGGGAAATTGAAAATGGACTCGAGACAGTGTTGTTTAGTTATTAGCATGAGCTGAGTATCACTGTTTTTCACTTATTTCGTAGGATTCATATTTTTGAATGTTTAATTTTGTAATAATATGGTCACTTGTGCTGCTCCTATCTTCATGCACATTACAAATCAAGAAGCGCCTTAATGATGGTGCTTGTTCTGAATACATTAACGATTCTGGCGTTTACTTAGTTATATCATCGTTTTCATACTATATCGCTACTATTGTTCAGAACAAGCACCATCGTTTTCCTACTATTGTTCATCTTTTCTAATGCTTGTCACATATTTTTACTGTATGCTTCCatttgattttttatagcggtATTTATTTGATtcgactctacagtctcggttaAGTTTCATGGTCGTTGCGTCATGCAAGTTTACAAATTTAGCCATCTGCAATGTGACACACAATTAGTTGTATTCCACCTCTTTCTGCCAATTATGCTAGCTGAGGTTTGTATTTGTTAACAGGTAGATGGTATGGATGCCTTTGCTGTGAAGCAGGCATGCAAATTTGCAAAAGAGCATGTTCTGCTGAAGGGACCCATTGTGAGTATATTTATTAAGTTTTTCAGTTTCAACTAGGATGTATGTTCCCCTCGCTTTATTATTCTTAGTACttggttttataattttgtgTGTCTATGAGAGTTCTGTTTACAAAATATCAGTATGAAAAGCCGCATTGCAAGAACTTGCCCTTTAGTGTGTGTTACTATTGCATTGACCATCATGTAACATATTAAACTTGATTTTTCAAGAAGACAAAATTACCAAATTTTAAACTTGCAAGATAATATTCAGCAGTAGATAAGCACTGAAACTTATCCCGAATAAAATTTCCAGTTTTTTTGATCACCAAAATTGCAGTTATATGGCTATATTATATTTATATCTGTGTAACTTAAACTTTCAtgtgtttttatttcttttctttttctgtcaTCTACTTTGCGTTGCTTATTAACGTACTGCAGATAACTGATTTAATGTTTGTGATTTGGCTGCTTCTCGAACTGCCAAACCTTATTTTTTAACGCTTTTGATAGTAGTGTTATATATGGTGGATTTGTTTCAGTAGTTTGAATGATATGCTGATGTCTATGTGCAGATTCTTGAAATGGACACTTACAGGTACCATGGGCACTCCATGTCAGATCCAGGCAGCACATACAGAACCAGAGATGAGATTTCTGGTGTGAGACAGGTTGGTGATCTTTttcaatttgtagctgttgtgtcTTGTTTACCCAAGTATCGATTTTGCATTTTCTAATAATTCTTGGTAATGTATTTCAGGAGCGTGATCCAGTAGAAAGAATAAGGAAGTTGGTGCTCGCTCATGACCTAGCAACTGAAAAAGAGCTTAAGGTATAAATTTTATTAGGTTCTTTTAAACAAGGATGTGTAACTGAAGGATTTAGATTTGGATTCTCCGGATTACCCAAGAGATTGGATATGAAAGAAATTATAATCTTATCATAGAACTGTAATATGGAATATGATGTCTTTGTATGTTCTTCCCATTTGAATCGAATTCTTGTGTAGGATATGGAGAAGGAAATTAGAAAGGAAGTGGATGATGCCATTGCACAGGCCAAGGTAAGAAACATGTTATACTCAAATGCTGTTCAATTCGGGTGGTCGTCCATTCAAGCTATAGAGCTAATCATTGGTGTATATCGCATAGCTAATGTTCCTCGTCTTCTTGTTTGTTTCTCTTTTATGTGTTTATCAGGAGAGCCCAATGCCTGAACCTTCTGAGCTCTTCACCAATGTTTACGTCAAGGGTTTCGGTGTTGAGGTATATATCTTTCTTTGCTTCTCTCTTTAATTGTGTTAAATAAGTCTTATCATCTGCTGTTGCTGTAACTAAGGTGAGATTAAATCCCTTTATGCTGCAGTCCTACGgagcagataggaaagaggtgaGAGCTGTACTCCCATGAAGAAACAATAACTGCCCGCAAAAAATCATTCCTACATTTGAACTAATAAAAGAAGCCAGTTGAACATCCTTTGGCTTTTTTGGTTTTCCTGTAAACTCCCGGTTTTATTGTATAGAGAAGTTACTTCCATCTTCTAGATTTGTGACATTAAGAAGCTCAAGCATCATCATGTTTGCCAGTGCTTGGATTTGGCAACTCTTAGTACAATCTTCTTTAGTTTGGAATCTGACAAAAGATTTTGGAGAGTGTTCTTTGTAGGCTCCTCCACTTGGAACTTGTTCACGCTTATATTACACACGGATGTCTACATTATAATGAGTTTGTGAGTGTTCTAAGTTCTACCACTGACTTCTATATTAAAGCTGTCTCATCTTTTGGTTCCTCGCAATTAGCAAGCTTGTTACTGTGTGCTGCCTTAAATGGTGTCATATGATTCATCCATTTTGATACTAGGGAATTGTGCAAGTGTATCTATTGAGAAAAGGTGCACTGTCATGAAATTGACTAAACAAAAGAACATGGCTGCTAATGGGGGTGTCATTTTGCATGAGGGTGTACCGATCTCTTTCCAAAATATGTTTTGTCTTGTATGCAATTTGGTACACCTCCAAGCAAAATGATAGTCCTCATTAGCAGCATTACAAAAGGATGGTCACGTGTGGTTGCCTTTCTGTGCTCCCCATTTCGGATCTTCATTTTTGTTGGCGAAAAGAATATTAGTGGTGgagtcaaattttcttttggttgtCTGAAAGTCTTGGATTGAATTCATTATTGGTGTATGGGCAACAGTGGACCCACCGATCACAAGTCCACTAGCTTGCAGGGTCACACACCCTAAAGCAACCGAAAAAGATCAGCTGCGCATTATTTGGGGGTGTTTCATGGGATGCTTTGGTCTTTTTTCTCTGCTTGTTGTGGCCCTGTGGGATCAATTAGAGCTGGTTTATCAAAATACGCTTTTCGAGCAGAATGTGGCCGGGTTTAGCTAGAAAGATTTTTTTGGTATCATGGTTTTTTGGGACCATAATTTTGTTTTGGATAAAAACATtaaaagtaattctaggtcaccccatatctaattatttatttaatacttAAACTAcgctcttaattaattttaggttatgattagtgaatgatttagttaaaaataattagtgagatgaaattaaaagatgggtttattattagttgaatagaattattgagagagtagagttagagaagatgaaggagaaaaacatagaaaataatttatttttattttttttctgattcactaatttgagtattcaaatgatgaaaactcatctgattcttcatctccatcctctcctagaatatttgttaatcttcaaaatgatccggatttgaactggattttgaacagttcggttattttatatgaagaacaagtaaccgaactcatatgaagctgtagttcggttgctttatatgaagaacaagtaaccgaactcatctgaagctgtgttcggttgccccgtgagatgaacaagtaatcgaactcatctgaagtgtagttcggttacttgttccaaacacgcaggttaccgaagtctctaataatttctaggagttaca
This window of the Papaver somniferum cultivar HN1 unplaced genomic scaffold, ASM357369v1 unplaced-scaffold_65, whole genome shotgun sequence genome carries:
- the LOC113343687 gene encoding pyruvate dehydrogenase E1 component subunit alpha-1, mitochondrial-like — translated: MMNLTKLISSASSSSAASRSKTLISSSSSFLNRSFSTDDSKVLTIETSIPFTAHNCEPPSRTVETTEEELLGFFKEMALMRRMEIAADSLYKSKLIRGFCHLYDGQEAVAVGMEAAITKKDCIITAYRDHCIFLGRGGTLVEAFSELMGRKDGCSKGKGGSMHFYKKDSGFYGGHGIVGAQVPLGIGLSFAQKYNKDEAVTFAMYGDGAANQGQLFEALNIAALWDLPAILVCENNHYGMGTAEWRAAKSPAYYKRGDYVPGLKVDGMDAFAVKQACKFAKEHVLLKGPIILEMDTYRYHGHSMSDPGSTYRTRDEISGVRQERDPVERIRKLVLAHDLATEKELKDMEKEIRKEVDDAIAQAKESPMPEPSELFTNVYVKGFGVESYGADRKEVRAVLP